The following proteins are encoded in a genomic region of uncultured Hyphomonas sp.:
- a CDS encoding VOC family protein has protein sequence MFSHVMVGTNDIQKAKAFYDALFTAVGGKEAITDPKGRLIYLHNGGTFLVTPPIDGQPATHANGGTIGFAAKDPAEADAWHAAGVAAGGQPIEDPPGWREGGGMKLYLAYLRDPDGNKICAMCRG, from the coding sequence ATGTTCAGTCACGTCATGGTCGGCACGAACGACATTCAAAAAGCCAAGGCGTTCTACGACGCCCTGTTCACAGCCGTTGGCGGCAAGGAAGCGATCACCGACCCGAAAGGCCGTCTGATCTACCTGCACAATGGCGGCACCTTCCTGGTGACCCCGCCGATCGATGGCCAGCCGGCGACTCACGCCAATGGCGGCACGATCGGCTTTGCAGCGAAAGATCCGGCTGAGGCCGATGCCTGGCACGCCGCGGGCGTCGCGGCTGGCGGCCAGCCAATCGAGGACCCGCCGGGCTGGCGCGAAGGCGGCGGCATGAAGCTGTACCTCGCTTACCTGCGCGATCCGGACGGCAACAAGATCTGCGCCATGTGCCGCGGATAA
- a CDS encoding rhodanese-like domain-containing protein — MGLFDKLFGGSKPGIPQIDPADANDRVRKKQLILVDVRTENEWQGGIPKGAHTVTLGDPRMVDTIYGFMKEDASAPVAVICRSGMRSGRAAKLLAGAGFTDVSNVRGGMMAWTAANLPVKQYRK; from the coding sequence ATGGGTTTGTTCGACAAGCTATTCGGCGGCAGCAAACCCGGCATCCCGCAGATCGACCCGGCAGACGCGAATGATCGCGTGCGCAAGAAGCAGCTGATCCTCGTCGATGTCCGTACCGAAAATGAGTGGCAGGGCGGTATCCCAAAGGGCGCCCACACGGTCACGCTGGGCGATCCGCGCATGGTCGACACGATCTACGGGTTCATGAAGGAAGATGCTTCGGCGCCGGTGGCGGTGATCTGCCGGTCGGGCATGCGGTCTGGCCGGGCGGCCAAGCTGCTGGCCGGTGCCGGGTTCACCGATGTCAGCAATGTACGCGGCGGCATGATGGCATGGACAGCGGCGAACCTGCCGGTGAAGCAATACCGGAAATGA
- a CDS encoding M20/M25/M40 family metallo-hydrolase produces MIRAIFASASAALILAACTPAPEADSAESASPPISMENMSETVKVLASDEFMGRAPGTEGETKTVAYLIERFEELGLEPGGRDGKWTDPVTLKHSVVNDIRTLSVSHGDTVIPLQQGLDININSPNPREDIAVQDLPVVFVGFGASAPERDWDDYGDMDLTGKVALFLVNDPDFGVEEDHPVSGLFGGRRMTYYGRWAYKYEEAARRGAVAAFVIHETKPAGYGWNVAASSPGENYAVAGNGPAKPALDLRGWLHEDMARQWLTNAGYDLDELKVAARNGDFEAFTLDDLRFNADLGLSVETVESQNVIGKITGTERPDETVMLSGHWDAFGIGIPDAQGRVVRPGANDDALGLAGIMEIARNLKAGPAPERTVVVAAWTGEESGLLGSEAYAQNPIYPLETTVANFTLDILQTAGPAKDVIQVGEGQSELEDMMAAAAAKQGRTVSPEGLPENGLFYRADHFSLARRGVPVLLIMGIAGGPDLVDGGREAGIEWVAGYIANRYHNQNDAWDPDWDLRGAAQDVELFLDMTTDLANSEIWPDLKPTSEFKGLRDASASARE; encoded by the coding sequence ATGATCAGAGCGATTTTCGCATCCGCAAGTGCAGCCCTCATTCTGGCAGCCTGCACGCCTGCCCCCGAGGCCGACAGCGCAGAGAGTGCTTCCCCGCCGATCAGCATGGAAAACATGTCCGAGACGGTAAAAGTGCTCGCCTCGGACGAGTTCATGGGCCGCGCGCCCGGCACCGAAGGCGAGACGAAAACGGTCGCCTACCTGATTGAGCGCTTTGAAGAGCTAGGCCTTGAGCCCGGCGGGCGGGACGGCAAATGGACCGATCCGGTAACACTCAAGCACTCGGTCGTGAATGACATTCGTACACTGAGTGTCAGTCACGGCGACACCGTGATCCCACTGCAGCAGGGACTGGACATCAACATCAACTCCCCCAACCCGCGCGAAGACATCGCGGTTCAGGACCTGCCGGTCGTTTTCGTCGGCTTCGGCGCCAGCGCGCCGGAACGGGACTGGGACGATTATGGCGATATGGACCTGACCGGAAAGGTCGCCCTGTTCCTCGTCAACGATCCGGACTTCGGCGTCGAGGAGGACCATCCGGTCAGCGGTCTCTTCGGCGGCCGTCGGATGACCTATTATGGCCGCTGGGCCTACAAATATGAGGAAGCCGCCCGCCGCGGCGCGGTGGCGGCCTTCGTCATCCACGAAACGAAACCCGCCGGGTATGGCTGGAACGTGGCGGCGTCCTCGCCCGGTGAAAACTACGCCGTTGCAGGCAACGGCCCGGCAAAACCGGCCCTCGACCTGCGCGGATGGCTGCACGAGGACATGGCCCGGCAATGGCTGACCAATGCCGGGTACGATCTCGACGAGCTGAAGGTCGCCGCCCGCAATGGCGACTTCGAGGCCTTCACCCTCGATGATCTCCGCTTCAACGCAGACCTCGGCCTCTCGGTGGAAACGGTCGAAAGCCAGAATGTGATCGGGAAAATCACCGGCACGGAGCGGCCGGATGAAACCGTCATGCTGTCCGGGCACTGGGACGCCTTTGGCATCGGCATTCCCGATGCGCAGGGCCGCGTCGTGAGACCCGGCGCGAACGACGATGCCCTCGGCCTGGCCGGCATCATGGAGATCGCCCGCAACCTGAAGGCTGGCCCCGCGCCGGAACGTACGGTCGTTGTCGCGGCCTGGACCGGTGAAGAGAGCGGCCTGCTCGGCTCGGAAGCCTATGCGCAGAATCCGATCTATCCGCTGGAGACCACGGTCGCCAATTTCACCCTGGATATTTTGCAAACGGCCGGCCCGGCAAAGGACGTGATCCAGGTTGGCGAGGGCCAGAGCGAACTTGAGGACATGATGGCCGCGGCAGCCGCCAAACAGGGCCGCACCGTCTCGCCCGAGGGCCTGCCGGAAAATGGCCTGTTCTACCGGGCCGACCATTTCTCGCTCGCCCGGCGCGGTGTGCCCGTCCTGCTGATCATGGGCATCGCCGGGGGACCGGACCTTGTGGACGGCGGCCGGGAAGCCGGGATCGAATGGGTCGCGGGCTATATCGCCAACCGGTACCACAATCAGAACGACGCCTGGGACCCGGACTGGGACCTGCGCGGCGCCGCCCAGGATGTGGAACTCTTCCTCGACATGACCACAGACCTCGCCAACTCCGAGATCTGGCCGGACCTGAAGCCGACATCGGAATTCAAGGGACTACGGGACGCAAGCGCCTCCGCGCGGGAGTAA
- a CDS encoding DUF1993 domain-containing protein, producing the protein MSTVKRNLDIYRTRLVTLQNILGRAEAELYPDDPEKKTLLTAQLADDMLPLPNQIWFTCRQAELLLGKLNGTPVKEFESDKASFADLKALVAETIARLEAQTDTKEDFAEGKTTLELPGFPTLSISGQDYIDEWLTPNFYFHFVTAYDILRAKGLAIGKADYMSHLRPLLAAAAAG; encoded by the coding sequence ATGAGCACCGTCAAACGCAATCTCGATATTTACCGGACGCGTCTGGTCACGCTTCAAAACATCCTCGGCCGGGCCGAGGCGGAACTGTATCCGGATGATCCGGAGAAAAAGACGTTGCTGACGGCGCAGCTGGCAGACGACATGCTTCCGCTGCCGAACCAGATCTGGTTCACCTGCCGGCAGGCAGAGCTGCTGCTGGGCAAGCTGAACGGGACTCCCGTGAAGGAATTCGAGAGCGACAAGGCGAGCTTTGCTGACCTGAAGGCGCTCGTGGCGGAGACGATTGCCCGACTTGAAGCGCAGACCGACACGAAGGAAGACTTCGCCGAAGGGAAGACGACGCTGGAGCTGCCCGGCTTTCCGACGCTCTCCATCTCCGGTCAGGACTATATCGACGAGTGGCTGACGCCAAACTTCTATTTCCACTTCGTCACGGCCTACGACATCCTGAGGGCAAAGGGGCTGGCCATCGGCAAGGCGGATTATATGAGCCATCTGCGTCCGTTGCTGGCGGCAGCCGCTGCCGGCTGA
- a CDS encoding glutathione S-transferase family protein gives MPAYTLYGAEVSYFTGKARAYLRWRGADFEEQLATQQVYRDIILPNVGWPVIPVMKMPDGSIVQDTADIINEVEAAEHRQPPALPATPLQRFVALLLQLYADEWLVLPAMHYRWTYNEDWAYSEFGAISAPQLSRPEQYEIGKKNGQRFKGSLPILGIHAETIPGIERSYEAFLREFSQHLDVHPFLLGGRPCLADFSFIGPLYAHLYRDPESGALMKRLAPRVADWVERTNTGEAGSGDLAPDDTIPDTLLPILKRQMREQLPSLMATSDLFAGWAAEASSGDTVPRAVGQIEISIEGFTGPAAARTFALWRLQAVLEAYAAMDTEAKVRADALLTSVGGSALATFQLPARMARKDCRLVLA, from the coding sequence ATGCCAGCTTACACACTCTACGGCGCCGAGGTCAGCTATTTCACCGGCAAGGCCCGCGCCTATCTCCGCTGGCGCGGCGCGGATTTCGAGGAACAGCTGGCAACCCAGCAGGTCTACCGAGACATCATCCTGCCGAATGTCGGCTGGCCCGTGATCCCGGTCATGAAGATGCCCGACGGCAGTATCGTGCAGGACACCGCCGACATCATCAATGAGGTCGAGGCCGCCGAGCACCGCCAGCCGCCTGCCCTGCCGGCGACGCCGCTGCAACGCTTCGTGGCGCTTCTCCTCCAGCTTTATGCCGATGAATGGCTGGTCCTGCCCGCGATGCACTATCGCTGGACCTATAATGAGGACTGGGCCTATTCGGAATTCGGCGCCATTTCCGCGCCGCAACTCAGCCGGCCGGAACAGTATGAGATCGGCAAAAAGAACGGCCAGCGTTTCAAGGGCTCCCTGCCAATCCTGGGTATCCATGCCGAAACCATTCCCGGCATCGAGCGGAGCTATGAGGCTTTCCTCCGCGAATTTTCTCAGCACCTCGACGTCCACCCGTTTCTGTTGGGCGGCCGGCCTTGCCTCGCGGACTTCTCCTTCATCGGCCCACTTTACGCTCACCTCTACCGGGATCCGGAATCCGGCGCGCTGATGAAGCGCCTCGCCCCGCGCGTCGCAGACTGGGTGGAGCGCACGAATACGGGCGAAGCAGGTAGCGGAGACCTTGCCCCGGATGACACGATCCCGGACACGCTGCTGCCGATCCTGAAGCGCCAGATGCGCGAACAGCTGCCCTCCCTGATGGCGACAAGCGACCTCTTCGCCGGTTGGGCCGCAGAGGCCTCTTCCGGCGATACTGTCCCGCGCGCCGTCGGGCAGATCGAAATCTCCATCGAAGGCTTCACCGGACCGGCCGCGGCGCGGACGTTCGCCCTCTGGCGCCTTCAGGCTGTGCTGGAGGCCTATGCCGCCATGGACACAGAGGCGAAGGTCCGTGCCGATGCGCTGCTTACCTCCGTCGGCGGTTCGGCGCTGGCCACATTCCAGCTGCCTGCCCGCATGGCGCGGAAGGATTGCCGCCTCGTCCTTGCCTGA
- a CDS encoding PTS sugar transporter subunit IIA, whose product MIGIVVVSHGKLSKELVAATEHVVGEQMRFKSISIEAEDDIEARREQIRDTAKACDVGLGVIILTDMFGGTPSNLAMSIMNSGNIEVISGVNLPMLIKLAEVRDELPLAEAAQTAADAGRRYINIASELLAKSN is encoded by the coding sequence ATGATCGGCATCGTCGTCGTCAGCCACGGCAAACTCTCGAAGGAACTCGTCGCCGCGACGGAACATGTCGTGGGCGAACAGATGCGATTCAAGTCGATATCCATCGAAGCCGAAGATGATATCGAGGCACGCCGCGAGCAGATTCGTGACACGGCCAAGGCCTGTGACGTGGGCCTCGGCGTGATCATCCTCACCGACATGTTCGGCGGCACCCCGTCGAACCTCGCCATGTCGATCATGAATTCCGGCAATATCGAAGTCATCTCGGGCGTGAACCTGCCCATGCTGATCAAGCTCGCTGAAGTACGCGACGAACTCCCGCTCGCCGAAGCCGCGCAGACCGCAGCAGACGCCGGCCGCCGCTACATCAACATCGCGTCCGAACTCCTCGCCAAATCCAACTGA
- the dapB gene encoding 4-hydroxy-tetrahydrodipicolinate reductase, producing the protein MTDQTSDSFSVAIAGVAGRMGRQLAAVSHRHGLTVAGGTEVAGSPHLDTDIGDLAGIPNLGVKPSSDPVIAAAKADVWFDFTRPAATIAALEALKHTPVRVAIIGTTGFSPAEEKALEAAAGDLAIVKSGSFALGIKLLETLIRRAAASLGPDWDIEVLETHHNKKVDAPSGTALMLGEAAAEGRGSPLDQLRTGPYDGPDAAREPGKIGFSVRRMGGVIGEHSVSFGSDTEIVTLSHTSLDRAMFAEGALKAALWAINQKPGLYSMDDVLGLSGNGA; encoded by the coding sequence ATGACTGACCAGACTTCCGATTCCTTCTCCGTTGCCATTGCAGGCGTCGCCGGCCGCATGGGCCGCCAGCTGGCCGCGGTGTCCCACCGTCACGGACTGACGGTTGCGGGCGGAACGGAAGTTGCCGGCTCCCCTCACCTCGACACGGATATCGGCGACCTCGCCGGCATTCCGAATCTGGGCGTGAAACCGTCCTCCGATCCTGTCATCGCCGCCGCCAAGGCCGATGTCTGGTTCGACTTCACCCGCCCGGCCGCCACCATCGCGGCGCTGGAAGCGCTGAAGCATACGCCGGTGCGTGTTGCCATCATTGGCACCACCGGCTTTTCACCCGCTGAAGAGAAAGCGCTCGAAGCGGCGGCGGGGGACCTCGCCATCGTGAAGTCCGGCAGCTTCGCACTCGGCATCAAACTGCTGGAAACCCTCATCCGCCGCGCGGCCGCCAGCCTCGGCCCGGACTGGGATATCGAAGTTCTGGAAACCCACCACAACAAGAAGGTGGATGCCCCCTCCGGTACGGCGCTGATGCTGGGCGAAGCGGCCGCCGAAGGCCGCGGCAGCCCGCTGGATCAGCTGCGCACCGGGCCTTATGACGGCCCGGACGCCGCGCGCGAACCCGGCAAGATCGGCTTCTCTGTCCGCCGCATGGGCGGTGTGATCGGCGAGCATTCGGTCAGTTTCGGCTCCGACACAGAGATCGTCACGCTCAGCCATACCTCGCTGGACCGGGCCATGTTTGCCGAAGGTGCGCTGAAAGCCGCCCTCTGGGCGATTAACCAAAAGCCCGGACTCTACAGCATGGACGATGTTCTGGGGCTTTCAGGCAACGGCGCCTGA
- a CDS encoding LysR family transcriptional regulator, giving the protein MRSDWDGIEEFVAVATSMGFKPAAQALNVSTSHVSRAVSRLENAIGAPLFYRTTREVSLTDTGRTVLAQCRQLIQSRDELLANVSGETAPQGEIKITCSTLIGERYISPIVRSFCQEFPKVEVTMDLSNRLVDLISEGFDLAIRTGQLEDSRLVGTRVATRQFVVCASPAYLEAHGHPAHLDELKAHNSLIGSSTSWAFTRNGRPETLRPRGNWRCNSAASVLDGLLAGTGIGQLPLFYVLPYLKNGSLIELFEDHRPEPEPIWAVYPQARHLQPKVRLLVERIRAELQPAFTAAVPAHLQT; this is encoded by the coding sequence ATGCGAAGCGATTGGGACGGGATTGAAGAGTTTGTCGCGGTCGCGACGTCCATGGGGTTCAAACCGGCGGCGCAGGCGCTCAATGTGTCCACCTCCCATGTCAGCCGCGCGGTCTCCCGGCTGGAGAACGCCATCGGCGCGCCCCTCTTCTACCGGACAACAAGGGAAGTCTCGCTCACCGATACCGGCCGGACCGTTCTCGCCCAGTGCCGGCAGCTGATCCAGTCGCGTGACGAACTGCTGGCGAATGTCAGTGGCGAGACCGCTCCGCAGGGCGAGATCAAGATCACCTGCTCCACCCTCATCGGCGAACGATACATCTCCCCCATCGTCCGGAGCTTCTGCCAGGAGTTTCCCAAGGTCGAGGTGACCATGGATCTCTCCAACCGGCTGGTCGACCTGATCTCGGAAGGCTTCGACCTTGCCATACGTACGGGCCAGCTGGAGGATTCCCGGCTGGTCGGCACCCGCGTGGCCACGCGCCAGTTTGTCGTCTGCGCCTCCCCCGCCTACCTGGAGGCGCACGGCCATCCCGCTCACCTCGACGAATTGAAAGCCCACAACAGCCTGATCGGCTCGTCCACCAGTTGGGCGTTCACCCGGAACGGGCGGCCTGAAACACTCCGCCCCCGCGGCAACTGGCGCTGCAACTCAGCCGCCTCCGTGCTGGACGGCCTGCTTGCCGGCACCGGAATTGGCCAGCTGCCGCTGTTCTATGTCCTGCCCTATCTCAAGAATGGCTCGCTCATCGAACTGTTCGAGGATCATCGCCCGGAGCCGGAACCCATCTGGGCCGTATATCCGCAGGCAAGGCATTTGCAGCCCAAGGTTCGCCTTCTCGTCGAACGCATCCGCGCTGAGTTGCAGCCTGCCTTCACCGCTGCTGTCCCGGCCCACCTGCAAACCTGA
- a CDS encoding DUF5671 domain-containing protein, which produces MANSTLTQFVKEALEKGQERRGIRAALLDAGWREQEIDEALAAYSDVPFPIAVPKPAPYLSAREAFFYLLFFILLGVVAFNLGSLLFALIDKVVPDLLEKESYRAGALDRQIRGAVAGLIVGTPLFLWLARILLKARQENPALQRSRIRKWLIYISLVIAGIVLVGDATSLVYSFLNGELTWRFTLKSLVVAAIAGSIFGYFITHAERDEANGL; this is translated from the coding sequence ATGGCGAACAGCACGCTGACCCAGTTCGTGAAAGAGGCGCTCGAAAAAGGACAGGAACGCAGGGGGATCCGCGCGGCGCTCCTTGATGCTGGCTGGCGGGAACAGGAAATCGACGAAGCCCTCGCCGCCTATTCTGATGTCCCCTTTCCGATCGCCGTACCAAAACCGGCACCGTATCTCTCGGCCCGTGAGGCCTTCTTTTACCTGCTCTTCTTCATCCTGCTCGGCGTGGTCGCGTTCAATCTCGGCTCGCTGCTGTTCGCCCTGATCGACAAAGTGGTGCCGGATCTCCTGGAAAAAGAAAGTTATCGCGCCGGTGCCCTGGACCGTCAGATCCGCGGGGCGGTCGCCGGCCTGATCGTCGGCACGCCCCTGTTCCTGTGGCTCGCCCGCATCCTGCTGAAAGCCCGGCAGGAGAACCCGGCTCTGCAACGCTCACGCATCCGCAAATGGTTGATCTATATCAGCCTGGTCATCGCAGGCATCGTCCTGGTCGGTGATGCGACGTCCCTCGTCTACAGTTTCCTGAACGGGGAACTGACCTGGCGGTTCACGCTGAAGTCGCTTGTCGTCGCCGCGATTGCGGGCAGCATCTTCGGATATTTCATCACCCATGCCGAACGGGACGAAGCTAATGGCCTATAG
- a CDS encoding HPr family phosphocarrier protein: MTEARQSVTIVNRKGLHARASAKLSKLASEYQSKVVVSHEGQEADARSIMDLLMLVAAQGCEVELAANGPDAAEAVTAIASLIADGFGERGESDVLY, from the coding sequence GTGACCGAAGCCCGCCAAAGCGTGACCATCGTTAACCGCAAGGGCCTGCACGCGCGCGCCTCTGCCAAGCTGTCGAAGCTTGCGAGCGAGTACCAGTCCAAAGTCGTCGTCAGCCATGAAGGCCAGGAGGCCGACGCCCGCTCCATCATGGACCTGTTGATGCTGGTCGCGGCGCAAGGCTGCGAGGTAGAACTCGCGGCCAATGGCCCGGATGCGGCAGAGGCCGTCACCGCCATCGCCAGCCTCATTGCAGATGGCTTCGGCGAACGCGGCGAAAGCGACGTGCTTTACTAA
- a CDS encoding S-(hydroxymethyl)glutathione dehydrogenase/class III alcohol dehydrogenase, with product MKTRAAVAFEAKKPLEIVELDLEGPKAGEVLVEIMATGICHTDAYTLDGLDSEGIFPSILGHEGAGIVREVGAGVTSVKPGDHVIPLYTPECRQCKSCLSGKTNLCTAIRATQGKGLMPDGTSRFSYKGQTIYHYMGCSTFSNFTVLPEIAVAKIRTDAPFDKACYVGCGVTTGVGAVTNTAKVQVGDNVVVFGLGGIGLNVLQGAKMAGADKIIGVDINDSKKEWGEKFGMTHFVNPKNTKDVVAHLVELTDGGADYSFDCTGNTDVMRQALECCHRGWGTSIIIGVAEAGKEISTRPFQLVTGRNWRGTAFGGAKGRTDVPKIVDWYMNGKIQIDPMITHVMKLDKINDAFDLMHAGESIRSVVVYD from the coding sequence ATGAAAACCCGCGCCGCCGTCGCATTTGAAGCGAAGAAACCCCTCGAAATCGTTGAGCTTGACCTGGAAGGCCCGAAGGCCGGTGAAGTGCTGGTCGAGATCATGGCCACCGGCATCTGCCACACGGATGCCTACACGCTGGACGGGCTGGACAGCGAAGGCATTTTCCCCAGCATCCTCGGCCATGAAGGTGCGGGCATCGTGCGCGAAGTCGGCGCAGGCGTGACCAGCGTGAAGCCGGGCGACCATGTGATCCCGCTCTACACGCCGGAATGCCGCCAGTGCAAAAGCTGTCTCTCCGGCAAGACCAATCTCTGCACCGCGATCCGCGCAACGCAGGGCAAGGGCCTGATGCCGGACGGCACCTCGCGTTTCTCCTACAAGGGCCAGACGATCTATCACTATATGGGCTGCTCGACCTTCTCGAACTTCACCGTCCTGCCGGAGATCGCTGTCGCGAAAATCCGCACCGACGCGCCCTTCGACAAGGCCTGCTATGTCGGCTGCGGTGTGACGACCGGCGTTGGCGCCGTGACCAATACGGCAAAGGTGCAAGTGGGTGACAATGTCGTCGTGTTCGGCCTTGGCGGGATCGGCCTCAACGTGCTGCAGGGCGCAAAGATGGCGGGCGCTGACAAGATCATCGGTGTCGACATCAACGACTCCAAGAAGGAGTGGGGCGAGAAGTTCGGCATGACGCATTTCGTCAATCCGAAGAACACCAAGGACGTCGTCGCCCACCTCGTGGAACTGACCGATGGCGGGGCGGACTATTCCTTCGACTGTACCGGCAACACCGATGTGATGCGCCAGGCGCTTGAATGCTGCCATCGCGGCTGGGGCACTTCGATCATCATCGGCGTGGCCGAAGCCGGCAAGGAAATCAGTACACGTCCTTTCCAGCTGGTGACGGGCCGCAACTGGCGCGGCACGGCCTTCGGCGGCGCCAAGGGTCGCACCGATGTGCCGAAGATCGTGGACTGGTACATGAACGGCAAGATCCAGATCGACCCGATGATCACGCATGTGATGAAGCTCGACAAGATCAATGACGCTTTCGACCTGATGCATGCCGGCGAAAGCATCCGGAGCGTGGTGGTTTACGACTAA
- a CDS encoding Rid family hydrolase has translation MKRMFRMGGIAVLVAATTGLGGCVIADVEGVEAAYKPDVEYYSAPTIAGMDLPFSKAVRVGDTIYLSGELGIDPATNTFAPGGTGPQTTQIFKNIEATLDEFGADLSDVVKCSVFLGDMQNYGEMNAAYDAALPDPKPARSTFGAGGLALGAELEIECLAIQP, from the coding sequence ATGAAACGCATGTTCAGGATGGGCGGCATCGCGGTGCTGGTGGCGGCTACGACAGGCCTTGGCGGCTGTGTCATCGCCGATGTGGAAGGCGTCGAGGCGGCGTACAAGCCGGACGTCGAATATTATTCCGCACCGACCATTGCGGGAATGGACCTGCCGTTTTCGAAGGCGGTGCGCGTGGGTGACACGATTTACCTGTCCGGCGAACTGGGTATCGACCCGGCAACGAACACGTTTGCACCCGGTGGTACGGGGCCGCAGACAACGCAGATCTTCAAGAACATCGAAGCCACGCTGGACGAATTCGGTGCAGACCTGTCCGACGTCGTCAAATGCAGCGTCTTCCTTGGCGACATGCAGAATTATGGCGAGATGAACGCGGCATATGACGCGGCACTGCCGGATCCGAAACCAGCCCGCTCCACGTTCGGGGCAGGCGGCCTTGCGCTTGGTGCGGAACTCGAAATCGAATGCCTCGCCATCCAGCCGTAA
- the fghA gene encoding S-formylglutathione hydrolase, giving the protein MTQLTSVSSWKSFGGNLSVYDHESAVLGCKMRFAVYTPPQAADGPVPVLWYLSGLTCSWANVMEKSGLQRAAAEHGIMIIAPDTSPRGEGVPDDEGYDLGQGAGFYLTATQEPWAKHFKMDQYITEELPKLVGAEIKNADMGKQGIFGHSMGGHGAITLHLKYPDTYKTCSAFSPITSPARVPWGQKAFTAYLGPASIAWEQYDSTELVKERQSRARILVDTGTADTFLEKELKPEIFIDACMANGQALDYRMREGYGHDYYFIASFMDDHIAHHAAGLKK; this is encoded by the coding sequence ATGACCCAGCTCACTTCTGTCTCTTCCTGGAAATCCTTCGGTGGAAACCTTTCCGTGTACGATCATGAGTCCGCCGTGCTGGGCTGCAAGATGCGGTTTGCAGTCTATACACCGCCGCAGGCGGCAGACGGGCCTGTGCCGGTGCTTTGGTACCTCTCCGGCCTGACCTGCAGCTGGGCGAATGTGATGGAGAAGTCCGGCCTGCAACGCGCGGCGGCGGAGCACGGCATCATGATCATCGCGCCGGACACCAGCCCGCGCGGCGAAGGCGTTCCGGATGATGAAGGCTACGACCTCGGCCAAGGGGCAGGCTTCTACCTGACGGCCACGCAGGAGCCGTGGGCCAAGCATTTCAAGATGGACCAGTACATCACCGAAGAACTGCCGAAGCTTGTCGGCGCTGAAATCAAGAATGCCGACATGGGAAAGCAGGGGATTTTCGGCCATTCCATGGGCGGGCATGGGGCCATCACCCTGCACCTGAAATATCCGGACACCTACAAGACCTGCTCGGCCTTCAGCCCGATCACCAGCCCGGCGCGCGTGCCATGGGGCCAGAAGGCGTTCACGGCCTATCTCGGCCCGGCCTCCATCGCGTGGGAGCAGTATGACTCCACCGAACTGGTGAAGGAGCGTCAGAGCCGCGCGCGCATCCTGGTCGATACCGGCACGGCCGATACATTTCTCGAAAAGGAATTGAAACCGGAAATCTTCATCGATGCCTGCATGGCGAACGGGCAGGCGCTGGATTACCGGATGCGCGAAGGCTATGGCCACGACTATTACTTCATCGCGAGTTTCATGGACGATCACATCGCCCATCACGCGGCTGGCCTGAAAAAGTAG